In Parabacteroides timonensis, the genomic stretch ATTTGGAGAAAAGAGGTGGGTGTTTTTTATTATTGGTCAAAAGGCTGTAAATATATTTGTATTTAATCATTATTATTTTCTATAGTAGGTTTAAGTGGCAAAAGCCAGTTGCTATTTATAGTGCAACTGGCTTTCAATATTAAAAGTAGAAAGAATAATTCGGGAATTTACGAGGGTTTGTGGTTGTCTTTAAAGCAAAAACAGTGCCTGCTTTCTTTTGAGGTTGTGATTGGAAACTAATAGTAACTTTATCTTTTCCCATTGTCAGATTTTCTGGTAATTCATAGGTTACTTCATAAAAAGTGACAGGATGTTTATCAAATAGATTCTCAGTTGCTATTCGTGTTCCATTTACCAGAATATCAAATACATGATCTTTGGCTTCATTTCCCCAATAGGTTACAACCAGATAGTTTTTCTTGTTCTTATCAAGTTTCATATCATAAGAAAACCATCCTGCAGCTTCTCGTCCCCATCTTGTTTTTTCCCAGGTATTAAAACCTAATGCAGGAGAATGACCGGCTTGATAAGTTAGTTGTGTATTTTCTCCTTTCATATTATGTGCTTTTTCATCTGCTTTATATGAAGGACGTAATTCATCAATAATTATCTTATTCCTTAATGACATTTCATCTGGCGTATACATTTTTAAATAAAGAGTATACCGTTGATGATGAGTCAGGTAATAGGGGAGAAGTTGAATCTCTTTTTTTTCTCCTTGCAGGTAGCCGACATTAACCGTTTGATATTCCATCGGTTGTTTGTTCGTAGGTTTCAACCAGCTATCCAGGTCTGCTTTATTTACCAATAGAGTCGGAATATCATTCAGTGGAACAAAAGTGTTATTGTCTCCAGCATATTTTACCCGGTCTTTGGGCATATTGTCAGTACCTAACACACCGGCATATACAATAGGCCCTTTTAATATAGCATTCATGTAAGGATCATCTTTAGAAGGTTCCAGACGAAATGTCTGTGGTAATTCTACCGTTATTTCATCACCTGTTTTCCAGTCTTTGTTCAGGCAGATATATTCACCGGGTTTTGTGTCGACAGGAATCGATTCTCCATTGATCTGTATACTGACTGTACTTTCTATCCATGTTGGATAACGAAGATAGATCGGATTGTTATATCCTTTGTTTTCTGTTATCTTAAGAATTACTTTATCCTGTTCAGGGAAGCTTGTTTCCTGTCTAAGTTTTAGACCTTTCTCTTTCCAGTTCAATTCTGAAGGAATAAAAAGATTAACGTATAGAACCTGATTGTTATTGAAATAAATGCCTTCTCCGTACTTGGAATGGTTTTCCATACCCGTTCCGACGCAACACCAAACGCCTTCAATATTGAAGCGATCACTATAGGATTTAAAACCTCCGGGTAGAGTTGATGTATAATAAGTGACTCCTCCTGAGTGTGGATCTTGTGAAGCCAGGATATGGTTATATAAAGCCCGTTCAAAATATTCCATATGTTTAAGATCGCCTGTACTTTCGAATGTGTTCAATGCCACTTTTAGCATGTTGTATGTATTACATGTCTCACTGGAAGTATATCCCAATCGTTTAGTGGTCTCTCCTGGTTTTCCAAAACGTTCGTAACAACTATTACCACCGATACAATTGATATGATTATTATAAGCCATTTCTAGGAAATTTCTTGTTGCCTTACCACTCACTTCGTCTCCGGATAATTGATATTGGCGGGCTGTCCCTTCAAATGTAGGAACTTGAAAGTTTGCATGGCGACCATATAATACATCTTTATTATCAGCAATATTCAGGATCACTTTCTGATGATTGAACTTCATAGAGGTTTCCAGATATTTCTTATTTCCTGTCACTGCGTATAGATCAGCATAAACAGCATTCATTCCTCCATGTTCAAGATCAAGAAATCCATCAAATAGGTCGGGGTTGACTTTTAGAACAAATTCGGCAAGCGGATCGGCGTCTTCAATCCACAAATGGAGGGCATTTGAATTGTTACAATATAAATATGCGTCTCTATAAGCGGCATGTACTTTATGTATTCCATAAAAAACATTTCCACAATTTCCTCCCCACGGATATCCGGCATCATCGGGTTTGTTAAGAAGAAGTTCCCCATCCAGTAATTTCTCAAAAGGATAGCTTTTCTTTTCACCTTTAGCTTTCTGTAATGTTTCTTTCTTTTGTTTGATTGTTGCCAGTTCGTTAATAATGTAGTTTACTCGATTCAGATATTCAGTATCCCCTGTTTGGGCATACATAAGGGATATACCCGAAATGTAATGAGGAAGATCACCTGGACGGGTACCTTCCGGTTGATTCGATCCGGGATAACTCCCTTTTTCCGGTAATCCAACCTCTTTACGAGCCTTGTTTAGCATCCTTTCCACATCCATGTCGAGAAGATATTGCTGAGATACTTTCATGGCGTTGTAGAATGGACTACCGGGAAGGAGCCGTACATCTGATAAGCAAAATGTTTGCCATACTTTTGGCTTTTTGCTGATTACAACAGTTTTTTTATCGATTTCTCCTCCCAGAATCATCTGGGAGAAGAATAGCAAAATGAATAAATAGGTGTTTCTCATTATAAATAATTTTTTAATCTGGATAACCAGGATTCTGTTTTAAATTAGGATTGGCCACTCGTTGAGCAGATGGTATTGGGAATAAATTCAGGTTTACATTGTTACTGGCTTCGTGGAAAGGCCATGAACCTTTGATAAAGTTATTATCGAAACGTATTAATTGAGTGCGTCTCATACCTTCTGTGGCAAATTCCCACCCCCATTCCTGTAACATACGTCCGAATCGTACCGGGACATTATTCACATTGATTGTAGCTGCTAATTCTGCTCCTGTTACAGGATGAGGTGTGTCAAATGCTCTTTCCCTCACTAGGTTAACCAATGATGCTGCTTCGTCAGCATTCCCTCCGGTTCGTAAAATACACTCAGCTTTGGTAAATAACACTTCAGCATATCGCATGCTTTGAAAGTCGTTATCGCAAGAAGCTCCGATCTGGTTCATTTTGGGTAGATATTTACCATTTCTATATCCATCCAGTTCTTTGGCATCAGTTAACGATGTTATTTCTTTCCGGTAAGACAAAGGAACATCGATACCTCCTTCTTTAGCTGTAAGTACATTACCTCGCGGATCTTTTTGTACTCCAAAAAGAAAACTACCTTCAATCCGCTTATCGTCCGGATCGTAAGAGTCGATGAAAGAATGTAGGACACAGACTCCGTTATGACCTCCGAAATTGATTGCATCCCATCTTTTGTTCTGTCCTCCGATAAAGGTCATTTCACAGAAGACATACATACCGAGTCCCTGCACATTATCCATGGGATATGCAAAAATGTTTTCGACACTACCTTCATTGTTAGGCACAAAATTATCTTCAAAGACAGGTAATAGTTCATATTGTCCTGAATTAATGATGTCATCGCAAAGTTTAATTGCTTCGGCATATCTATTTTCTCCTATGCTTGCTTCTGCGTTTAAATATAAACGGGCAAGAAGCATTTTACCTGACCATTTGTTCATTTTACCATAAGTGGATACTTTATCTTCACTTGCTTTATCGATGTTTTCCAACAATTCTTTTTCTATAAATTTATAGATATCTGCGCGTGAGGCTGTTTCCGGAAGCCAACCGTCAGGAACATCATATTTGTCAACAAGTGGTACGTTTCCAAAGATATCGAATAAATAATAATACCACATAGCTCGTACTATTTTTATTTCAGCAATCATCTTGTCTTTGTTTGGTAAATCCAGACCTGATTCTTCTATCTGATAAAGAACGCGATTACAATTATTGACACCTGTATAAAGGATTTCCCACCACCGGGCGAATTGTGAATCGCCTGTCATCCAGGTATGTTTGTGTAAACGTTGGAAGATGCCTTCATCATACCATGCTCCGCCTATACGGGTAGGTATGATGGAAATATCTCCTGTAGCTTCGCTATCCCAGATAGAATGCCATTGGAGTATTTCTCTGAAATTTGCATAGATGGGGCCCATTGCCCTGTTTATATCATCTTCTGTTTTATAGAAATCTTTACTGTCAATTCTGCTGTAAAGCGTTTCATCCAGATTTGTACAACTGGCTATCACCAGGAGTAAAAGATTTAATAATATGTATTTTTTCATGTTTCTTTCAATTTAAATTAGAATGATAAATTAACACCAAATGTAAAGGTACGAGTTGTAGGATATATTTCTCCTCGTCCGGCAATAGAACCGGCTGTTCCCGGATCAAGTACACTAGATCCTGTAAGGCTTACTTCGGGGTCGAGTCCGGAGTACTTAGTGAAGGTAAATAGATTCAAACCTGAAGCATATACGCGTAAGTTTCTGATTTCTTTACATGGTAACTTAAAGGTATAACCTAGTGTAATATTATCGATCTTAACAAAATTACCATTTTCAATATAATAATCCGAGTAAACAGGAGAGTCCCATATATAAGATTGCATACCTTTCGGTATTTCAAGTGCTTTCTTTGTCATATTTGTTCCTGCTTTGGCATGTTGTGCCTGTGTAAATCGCATATCATAACGATTTAATACCTGGAACAGGAATGAACCGCGGGCTGAGATTGTCAGGTCGAAATTTTTATAAAAAATAGTGGTACTTAAACCGGCATTGATTTTGGGTATACCATTACCGGTGATTGCTTTGTCTTCTTCTCCAATCTTATCAGCTGTAGTCGGCTTGTTATCTTTATCATAAAATAACCATTTTCCTTCAGGAGTCAAACCTGCATAACGCCAACTATAAAAGTTTCCGACAGGTTGTCCTTGTTCCAGTCTATGAGTATAAGTTTTCATAGGCTCTTCTGTATCACCTACTTGCACCCAGTCTTTTTGATACAAAGCGTTTGATAATGAGTTTACGACATTTTTGTTGTAAGAAAAATTACCATTGACAGACCATTGTAAATCTTTGTTTCTGATAGCATCATAATTCATAGATAGTTCTATACCCTTATTTGTGATTTTACCTACATTAGCCCAGGTATTGGCAACCAGGTTTGGTGGTACAGGTACCGGATAATTGAATAACAGGTCTGATGTTTTTCTCATGTATACATCAACGGAACCGGATAAGCGATTTTTGAATAAGGAGAAGTCTACACCGAGATTATATTCATTTTTAGTTTCCCATTTCAGGTCCGGATTGGGATTTGAGGTCGGAACAACCGATTGAACCCAATTCCCGTTAGAATAAATGATTTGTCCGTAATCCAACAGAGTAAGTGATAAATAGGGATCGTTAGGCATAGTTCCGGTTACTCCAAAACCTGCTCTCAATTTCAATGTATTGATAAATTCAACATCTTTTAAAAAGTTTTCTTTCTTTATTTCCCAACCAGCAGATATTGCAGGGAATAATCCCCATTTATTACTTTTACCAAATTTGGAGGAGCCTTCATCCCTTAAACTTCCCATAATGAAATATTTTTCATCGAAATTATAAGTAACACGGCCAAAGAAAGCAATCAGTTTGCTGCTATTTCTAAAACTTCCGAGAGTGGCTTTTCCATCTTTAATGGAACTGGCGGTGCCTATGTTCCAAGGACCAAATAAGTCTGTCGGAAGATTATCTGCATACATATTGGTATATTTATAATCGAAGTCCTGATAGCTATATCCTACCATTGCAGAAAAACGATGTTTACCGATAGCTTTAACATAATCTCCTGTAAGTTCCAGGGTTTTATCCATATTCAGGGTATTAGTTAATGTTGCATTTGGTAATGTTCCATTTTGGGCAAAAGAAGGATGTTTTTTTGTTCTTGAGGCATTGTATTCGGTGTCATATCTTTGCATGGCTCCCATAGCCGATATGTTTAACCCTTCGAAAGGAGATAAAGTTATTTTCCCACTAGCTAGAAGTCGATTCCATTCTTTTTCCCTGGTTTCTTCTTTTAATAAAGCGACAGGATTAGATGGCATTCCGTACGTATCGACATAGCTACCGTCTTCATTGTAAATGGGTATTGTAGGATTTCTTTGGATAGCTCCAACATATACACCTCTTTCTCCTACCAGATTGTCTTTTCCGGTTGCATTGTTGATATTTAAATTAATCTTCAGACGGTTATTGAACATCGCATGGTTGACGCTTGCTTTCACGTTTAGCTGATCTCTGTCTGAATTTAGAATGATCCCTTGATTTTGTTTATATGTGACGGAGGCTGAATAATTAGAATTCATATCACCTCCCCGTATAGACAGGTTATGAGATTGGCTTATCGGTGTTCTTAATATCTCATCAACATAATTGACGTTGTCTCCATAGTCTAAAATATTCACATTGTTTTCAATGAACTGTGGGTCGTTTTTTAGATTCTTGTATTCGCTTGCACTTAAAACGTCTATTTTGTTTTTAATTGTATTGACGGATAGGTAGCCATTGTAATCTAACGTCATCTTTCCGGAACCGTTATTTCTTTTCGTTGTTACAATTACGACACCATTAGTCCCTCTTGTACCATAAATAGCTGCGGCAGATCCGTCTTTCAACACATCGATACTTTCAATATCTTCAGGAGCAATAGCACTTAATACACCACCAGGAATACCATCGATAATGATGAGGGGAGCAGTGGAAGAAGAAAGAGTTGACACTCCTCTAAGCATCATTTGTATATCAGAAGTTGGGTCGCCGGAAGGATTTACTACTTGTAAGCCTGCTACTTTCCCTTGTATAAGTTGTTCTGCACTTTTAACCGAACCTTTTATAAAATCATCGGAGGTTACTTTTGATATGGAGGTTGTTATTTCAGATCGCCGTTGCTGACCATATCCGATTACAACAACTTCGTCGATCATCTTTGTATCTTCGATTAATCTGATATTTAAATTTGTTTGATTGGTAACAGTGACTTCTTGCATGTTATATCCTATGTAGGAAATAACAAGAGGTTCTTTCCCTGATATTTCAAGGGTAAAATTACCATCTGCATCAGATATAGTTCCGTTGGATGTTCCTTTCTCTACAACATTGGCACCGATAATGGCTTCTCCGGATTGATCTGTGACAGTACCTGTGATTTTCCGTTTTTGTTGTGTCGTGCTTGTTTCAGTACTTTTTTTCTCAAACAGATAAATTTTGCCATTTTTCACTTCGTAGTTCAAATTGGTACCACTTACAAGTTTGTCTAACGCTTGGTTGAGTTCTACATCTGTAACATGAATACTAATTCTACGATTCAGATTAACAATTTGTTTGCTATATGCCATGCTGAGACCCGTTTGTTGTGAGATGGCAGATAGTACAGTTTCTACTTTCACATTGTCGAGGGCAATGGAAACTTTCTGGGCAGAGGCTTTTGCGGTAAAACTTAATAAAGAGATTACCCAAAATAGAAATGTAAGTTTCATTGTATTCGGAATTTTCTTAATTAATAATAACAAATGCTTACTCTCTGATGTGAGATACTTTTTTTTCATCTTGTGTAATTTTAAGGTTGAATACTAGTGATGATAGTAGCATGCTTCTGAATAATTGACACATGTCTGAAAAAAAAGTATGAGTTGAATATTGTTTATTTCTTCAAAGAAACAGAGTAAGAGCTATTTTTCTGCTCTGTAAATCGCACAGGTGCAATCTTTTCTAATTCAGATAATATTTCCTGAACTTGTTTTTTGTGTGATGTAAGTGTATAGCTATATTTTAAAGTTGAAGGATCATTGATGATAAAGTTTATGTTGTACCATCGGGAAAGTGTTGCTATAACTTCAGACAAAGGAGTATTGTCAAATATGATCAGATTTTTTTTCCAAGCAGAAGCCTGTGTTATATCTTTGGATTTTGTAATCAGACATTTTTGAGTTATTTTATTATAAGTAGCTTTTTCCCCTGGTTTTAAAAAAGCAATAGATTGTATTTTATTACTGATAGATATTTTTCCAGTCTCAAGTGTAATGAGAATATCAGAGTCGCTTGAATATGCTTTTACATTAAAAGTAGTGCCCAGTACTTGTACATTTATGCTATTTAAATCAACAATAAAAGGACGTTCCTTATTAGAACTGATTTCAAAAAAGGCTTCACCCTCTAATTCTACTTTTCGTTCTGTGAAGCTGAATTTTCGGGGATATTTTATCCGGCTTTCTGAATTTAAGGAAGCCTTCGAACCATCCTGAAATACCAGTTGCATGCGTTCTCCTTTGGGCACGACTATTTCTTCATATCCAGCGTTATCAAACAGATCCACTTTTTTGTCGATATACCAGAATTGTCCTGTGAGTAAGAGTATAGGGATAAGTATGGCTGCAACTTTGAATAGGATACGTCCTCTCTGTTGTCTACGAATACGATTTATAATGAACTCGTACATTTCGGATGAAGGAATCGGGTGTTCTATATAATCTGATTCCTGCCTTAATGGAATATTTTTTAAATCGTTATCCATTAGCTTAGATAAAAAGGTTCCTCCTTCAGGAGTAGAGAACCAACGTATAACTTCTTTGGCTTCTTCCTGAGTTGCCGTATTATTCAGTGTATTATCTATTTTTCTTTTATCCGGGGTGTCCATATTGTTTGTTTTTTAATTGACATTTTATGTGTTTTGAAGTATGAATTAGATCCAGAATGCTCCTATCTGATTAATAAATAGGTTATTAACAGTAGTGTCTTGTCGAAATTATTACGTAGTATTTTGATCGCCTGAGCGTAATGTGTTTTGACTGTTGGTATCGATATTTGCATTTTCTTTGCAATTTCCTGATTGGAGAGATTTCCTTGTAATTTGTATAGACAAACTATTTTTTTCTGTTCAGGTAGACCATTGATTGCATGATACAATGCTATCATCTGTTCTTTTTCTTCTAATCGGGATAATATTTCGTTTTCATATTCGATCGGTGATTGTGCCATTTCGTAGTTTTTTTCGAGAGCAGTCAAATTATTCCTGATTTCGTTCAGTGTATAATTTTTAAGCATCGTATGTAAGTAATTTTTTAAATTGACGTTGATTATTAATATCTCTCGGATTTCCCATAGTTTCAGGAATATTTGTTGAACTATATCCTTCGCTACATCCTTGTCTTTAAGATATTTGTAAGCTAATACATAAAGCAGTCTGTTATACCGGTTATAAATTACCGTAAATGCATTTTCATTACTCCTTTTTAAAAGGGATAATAACTGTTCGTCAGTATATTCTAAAAATGTGTTATATTGGTTGTACATCTTTTGTTTTTCATTTGCTAGCATTTGATTTTCCGAAAAGGAACAAAATATTCATATATAACATGACACATGAAAACGAGAAAAGGATGATAAAAACTGAATTTATTTTTAGTGATTGATCACTTTCCAATCATTAAACTCCAAACTTAACTGTTTCCATCTTTCTTTTTCTATTGTTTCTTCCCGTTCTTCCTGTGGGTTTGAAACAGAAAGGCCAAGTAGGCGGATCGGGTGTGTGGCGTAATTAACCTCTTTCAGTAGCTGTTTGGCTAACGGAAGGATTTCATTGAGGGTGGTTAGTTCGTGGAGTTGTGTGATACTTTTCGTTTTGAGGGTGAAATCATGGAATTTGATCTTTAATGTGAGGGTGTTACCTTTGAACCCCGTTCGTTGCAGGCGGCCGATCAGTTCGGTCGCTACATGGTAAAGCTCGATGATGACGGACGATTGGAGGGAAATATCTTTTTCCAGCGTATGTTCGCATCCTACCGATTTGCGGATACGCACGGCTTCGACCGGGCGCAGGTCTATTCCGCGGGAACATTCATAATACAGGAAGCCGGCTTTCCCGAACTGGCGGGTAAGCATTTCCAATGAGCATTCCCTTAGCTTTTCTCCATTGTGGATACCCAACGTATGCATCTTTTTGGCGGTGACGGGACCGACACCCCAGAATGATTCGATGGGCAGGCGGGCGATAAAATCGAGAGCCTGTGCCGGATGGATCGTACAAAGACCGTCCGGTTTCCGGTAGTCGGAAGCAATCTTTGCCAGGAACTTATTATAGGATACGCCAGCTGAGGCGACCAGGTTCAGTTCCTGACGAATCTTTTGTTTGATTTCTTTAGCGATATCGACGGCTAGAAGCATTTGTTTTTTATTTTCTGTTACGTCGAGAAATGCTTCATCCAGTGAGAGAGGTTCTATGATATCTGTATATTCATGGAATATTTCATGGATCTGTGAGGAGACCTCTTTATATACATTCATTCTACCCGGAACGAAGATCAAGTGAGGGCATAATCGTTTAGCTTTTTGTGACGACATGGCGGAACGGACTCCATATTTCCGTGCTTCATAGCTGGCTGCGGCAACCACACCACGTTCTTCCGAATAACCGACGGCTAATGCTTTTCCCCGTAATTCCGGATTATCCCGCTGCTCGACTGATGCATAGAATGCATCCATATCTATATGTATGATTTTACGTTCCGTATAACCTCCTTTTCCTAAACAAAGATAGCTAAAAAAAGGAACATGCGGATATTTGCCTACTACTTATAAAATCCAAAATAAGTTTAATCGATTTCTGATATATTATAAATATGACGATATTTGTATTCGAGTAAAAAGAGTAAAAACCAAGTTGTTGCAGAAAATGTCCGCTTTTTAGTATGGACAATCATATGAGCACTTAAAAAAGAAGGTGTATCCACAAATGAAGAAAAGTATTTTATTAAGGTTGTTTATTATTGTGTGTTTATTGACAGGGTATTGGGGAATGTTCGGGGTACAAAGTATAAAAGCTGATATCAATCAGCTTCCGGAGCATAACAAGGATGTGTATGACGAATTTATTCCAATATATAGTTCTTTATTTGGTAAAATAAATAGTTTAAGTACTTCTGATAATTGGGGACAGACTACTATTTTATCTGAATTTGAGATTCAAGGGGGGAATAACATTCTTAAATTGGAATCATTCAACACTCAACCTATTTCTTTCTATGAGGATGCATTCCTCAGATCGGTAGTGACACATATAAATGTAGACCTATTTGTAGAACAAGAGATTAATTCTTTGGATGTTCGATTATTTGCTCCGAGAGATGAAAATGTAACTCTTCAATATGTAACAGGACCTTTATCCGCAGGGAAATGGCATACTTTGCAAATTCCATTGGTAGATTTTAGATTATTGGCGGGAGAAAAGGAGCCGGTAAAGATAACCTCATTACAATTCGGATTATCGGGGAATGAGGTAGGGACGACGACTTTCCTTGACAATATTTATTTCTTTAAGGAGAAAGGAATCGAAGCTGCTCCTATTCCTGGATATCAAAGTTCTAATGTTATAAATGTTTATAGTACGAAATATGGAACAGATACAGATTTTCAGTATTTAGCATGGGGGTGGGGTGATTTTAACAATGTCACACAAAAAGGGAAAACCTATGATACGGAAGGTAAGCCAGTTCTCAAATTTACCGATTTCTCTCTTATGGCGCTTCAATATAATCAAAATGATTGTCTGTTGGATATAAGCGGGAAAGACAGGCTTTCTTTGGTAGTTTGTCCGGAGACTGATATTGATTTATTGGTTAGGCCTATATTATATAAAAGACATGCCGGAACTCAGGCTGATGTCGGACATACGTATGGACCTTACTCATTGAGCGCGAATGTTTGGACTACTATTGACATCGATCTTTCTGATTATTATACACAGACGGGCGATAAACTGTCAGTCAGTGTTCTTCAACTTTTCTTAGAAGGTGATCTGGTAAATATATCACCTTCTACTTTTTATACAAATCATATCTATTTTTATAATAGTAATGACGTAATAGTAGAATCAGCTCCTGATTTTGCGGCTTATCTCCCTCCGGTTCGTAAAGCTAAAGATGTATTATCTGTATTTGGAGATTCATATATCGACAACGATTCGAAGATCGATGAGGTAACTTTTGTTACGGACTCCGACGGCGACCAGACAACAGATCCACAGGCCGCATTTATTGGTAATCGTGAAGTGAAGGCTCTAATCAATATGAATCATATACCGATTGAAGTTTCGGAAACGAATGTTAGTATTATGGATTATTTTCATATAGATGTATATTCAGAAGTAGAAGCAAATTTGACAGTTGATTTAATTGGAGTAGGAGATGATAAAGGCGGCCAAACCCATACCCTCTCAGCCGGGAAATGGACTCGGATAGATATGCCTAATCCGGTATCCGGTACACTACGCGTTGTTAATTTAACAATTAGCGAGAACGGTAAGGGTAAGAATATATTTATAGACAATATGTACTTTTACAAAAAGCAGAGACCTTTTACTCCAACCAACCTTGCCTTTTTTAACAGGCAACTCAGCCGGGGTGTCAATATTGGTGCTACATACGAACAAAATCCTGATTATGCGTGGAGCGACACATATATCCAGAAAATAAAAGCGAAAGGTTTTAAACACGTACGGTTGCCTGTCCGTTGGGATAACTATCCGACGGGAAATTATAGAAGTCTGGAAGAGGCTCCTTATAATATAAAGGCAGAGTTCCTGGCAGAAATACAGACTGTGATAGATAAGCTATTGGCTGCCGACCTGAAGGTCATACTAAATATGCATCATTACGATCCGTTGATGGATTTATCAGATACGGAACAAGAAAAAGAGATAGAACGTTTTCTTGCGCTCTGGGGGCAGTTAGCTGATTATTTTCAGAATTATGATGAACGATTGATTTTTGAAATATTGAATGAACCCCGCGATAATATGGATAGCAAATGGAATGAAGTCTTCCCGGAAGCTATCGCTACGATAAGGCAAGGAACTGAGTTCAGGAACGACAATAATAAAAATCGTGTTATCATGGTCGGTACGACAAATTGGGGAACAATCTATGGCCTGGAAGGTGAGAATGCTTTAAAATTACCGGAAAATGACGACCGTCTGATTGTAACGATCCATTATTATAATCCATTACCCTTTACCCACCAGGGGGCCGAATGGGTAAATCCGATGTATCCTGTCGGATTAAGATGGAATGATACGCAGAAAGAGCGGGATGCTGTCACTGCTGATTTTAAAAAGGTAAGAGCGTTCAGTCAAAAGAATAATAATGTCCCTATCCATATCGGAGAGTTTGGAGTTCATGAAAAGGCAGATATCGACTCTCGTCTTCTTTGGACGAACCATGTGGCACGGACAATTGAAAGTTATGGTTTTAGTTTTGCTTACTGGCATCTGACATCAAGTATATACAATACCTCAAAAGGGTATTATCCTTATCTGCCTGATGCATTGCTTACTTATAATATGCCTGCTAAAGCTGCGGAAATAAAGTTTCTGGACGAAAAGACTATTTATGATAGTAATGATTCGAAAGGGAAGAATTGGGCAGTATACAAAGGAGAGGGAGGACAGGTTGGTTCTACCCAATCAGATGGCGTGTTAACGATAAATATAGTAGACGGAGGTTCTGAAACTTACTCAGTTCAGGCTTTA encodes the following:
- a CDS encoding TonB-dependent receptor; the encoded protein is MKKKYLTSESKHLLLLIKKIPNTMKLTFLFWVISLLSFTAKASAQKVSIALDNVKVETVLSAISQQTGLSMAYSKQIVNLNRRISIHVTDVELNQALDKLVSGTNLNYEVKNGKIYLFEKKSTETSTTQQKRKITGTVTDQSGEAIIGANVVEKGTSNGTISDADGNFTLEISGKEPLVISYIGYNMQEVTVTNQTNLNIRLIEDTKMIDEVVVIGYGQQRRSEITTSISKVTSDDFIKGSVKSAEQLIQGKVAGLQVVNPSGDPTSDIQMMLRGVSTLSSSTAPLIIIDGIPGGVLSAIAPEDIESIDVLKDGSAAAIYGTRGTNGVVIVTTKRNNGSGKMTLDYNGYLSVNTIKNKIDVLSASEYKNLKNDPQFIENNVNILDYGDNVNYVDEILRTPISQSHNLSIRGGDMNSNYSASVTYKQNQGIILNSDRDQLNVKASVNHAMFNNRLKINLNINNATGKDNLVGERGVYVGAIQRNPTIPIYNEDGSYVDTYGMPSNPVALLKEETREKEWNRLLASGKITLSPFEGLNISAMGAMQRYDTEYNASRTKKHPSFAQNGTLPNATLTNTLNMDKTLELTGDYVKAIGKHRFSAMVGYSYQDFDYKYTNMYADNLPTDLFGPWNIGTASSIKDGKATLGSFRNSSKLIAFFGRVTYNFDEKYFIMGSLRDEGSSKFGKSNKWGLFPAISAGWEIKKENFLKDVEFINTLKLRAGFGVTGTMPNDPYLSLTLLDYGQIIYSNGNWVQSVVPTSNPNPDLKWETKNEYNLGVDFSLFKNRLSGSVDVYMRKTSDLLFNYPVPVPPNLVANTWANVGKITNKGIELSMNYDAIRNKDLQWSVNGNFSYNKNVVNSLSNALYQKDWVQVGDTEEPMKTYTHRLEQGQPVGNFYSWRYAGLTPEGKWLFYDKDNKPTTADKIGEEDKAITGNGIPKINAGLSTTIFYKNFDLTISARGSFLFQVLNRYDMRFTQAQHAKAGTNMTKKALEIPKGMQSYIWDSPVYSDYYIENGNFVKIDNITLGYTFKLPCKEIRNLRVYASGLNLFTFTKYSGLDPEVSLTGSSVLDPGTAGSIAGRGEIYPTTRTFTFGVNLSF
- a CDS encoding RagB/SusD family nutrient uptake outer membrane protein codes for the protein MKKYILLNLLLLVIASCTNLDETLYSRIDSKDFYKTEDDINRAMGPIYANFREILQWHSIWDSEATGDISIIPTRIGGAWYDEGIFQRLHKHTWMTGDSQFARWWEILYTGVNNCNRVLYQIEESGLDLPNKDKMIAEIKIVRAMWYYYLFDIFGNVPLVDKYDVPDGWLPETASRADIYKFIEKELLENIDKASEDKVSTYGKMNKWSGKMLLARLYLNAEASIGENRYAEAIKLCDDIINSGQYELLPVFEDNFVPNNEGSVENIFAYPMDNVQGLGMYVFCEMTFIGGQNKRWDAINFGGHNGVCVLHSFIDSYDPDDKRIEGSFLFGVQKDPRGNVLTAKEGGIDVPLSYRKEITSLTDAKELDGYRNGKYLPKMNQIGASCDNDFQSMRYAEVLFTKAECILRTGGNADEAASLVNLVRERAFDTPHPVTGAELAATINVNNVPVRFGRMLQEWGWEFATEGMRRTQLIRFDNNFIKGSWPFHEASNNVNLNLFPIPSAQRVANPNLKQNPGYPD
- a CDS encoding beta-L-arabinofuranosidase domain-containing protein codes for the protein MRNTYLFILLFFSQMILGGEIDKKTVVISKKPKVWQTFCLSDVRLLPGSPFYNAMKVSQQYLLDMDVERMLNKARKEVGLPEKGSYPGSNQPEGTRPGDLPHYISGISLMYAQTGDTEYLNRVNYIINELATIKQKKETLQKAKGEKKSYPFEKLLDGELLLNKPDDAGYPWGGNCGNVFYGIHKVHAAYRDAYLYCNNSNALHLWIEDADPLAEFVLKVNPDLFDGFLDLEHGGMNAVYADLYAVTGNKKYLETSMKFNHQKVILNIADNKDVLYGRHANFQVPTFEGTARQYQLSGDEVSGKATRNFLEMAYNNHINCIGGNSCYERFGKPGETTKRLGYTSSETCNTYNMLKVALNTFESTGDLKHMEYFERALYNHILASQDPHSGGVTYYTSTLPGGFKSYSDRFNIEGVWCCVGTGMENHSKYGEGIYFNNNQVLYVNLFIPSELNWKEKGLKLRQETSFPEQDKVILKITENKGYNNPIYLRYPTWIESTVSIQINGESIPVDTKPGEYICLNKDWKTGDEITVELPQTFRLEPSKDDPYMNAILKGPIVYAGVLGTDNMPKDRVKYAGDNNTFVPLNDIPTLLVNKADLDSWLKPTNKQPMEYQTVNVGYLQGEKKEIQLLPYYLTHHQRYTLYLKMYTPDEMSLRNKIIIDELRPSYKADEKAHNMKGENTQLTYQAGHSPALGFNTWEKTRWGREAAGWFSYDMKLDKNKKNYLVVTYWGNEAKDHVFDILVNGTRIATENLFDKHPVTFYEVTYELPENLTMGKDKVTISFQSQPQKKAGTVFALKTTTNPRKFPNYSFYF